The following coding sequences are from one Arthrobacter sp. 24S4-2 window:
- a CDS encoding TIGR01777 family oxidoreductase codes for MRIIMAGASGLIGSDLSGHLRSAGHDVIRLVRRAPAGADEFRWDPAAGQLDPDHLEGADAVINLAGAGIGDRPWTRRRIDELFRSRLDPTRTLAVAMTKLEQPPQVFISQSGANYYGDSGASVLRETSPNGSGIMARICLEWETAAHEAPAGVRVVTPRTGVVLSRSGGALGRLLPLLRLGVGGPLGNGRQCWPWITLPDVTSAFSFLLAAPLAGPVNLCAPETADVNALIAGLAGAFHRPAMFRVPAPVLRLVMGKLADELLLGSQRMDPALLAAAGFEWRHPSLAGASAWVAGKD; via the coding sequence ATGCGAATCATCATGGCCGGTGCGTCGGGCCTCATCGGAAGCGATTTGTCGGGCCACCTCCGCTCGGCGGGGCACGACGTCATCCGCCTGGTGCGCCGGGCGCCGGCAGGGGCGGACGAATTCCGGTGGGATCCTGCGGCCGGACAACTTGATCCCGACCATCTTGAGGGCGCGGACGCGGTGATTAACCTGGCCGGGGCAGGAATCGGCGACCGCCCCTGGACCCGGCGCCGCATTGATGAGCTGTTCCGCTCGCGGCTGGATCCGACCCGCACCCTGGCCGTGGCGATGACGAAGCTGGAGCAGCCGCCGCAGGTCTTTATCAGCCAGTCCGGTGCCAACTACTACGGTGATAGCGGCGCTTCCGTGCTTCGAGAGACCTCGCCCAACGGCAGCGGCATCATGGCGCGGATCTGCCTTGAGTGGGAAACCGCCGCGCATGAAGCTCCGGCCGGTGTACGCGTTGTCACTCCCCGGACCGGCGTAGTGCTGAGCAGGTCGGGAGGAGCGTTGGGGCGGCTCCTTCCCCTGCTCCGGCTTGGCGTGGGCGGCCCGCTGGGGAACGGCCGGCAATGCTGGCCCTGGATCACCTTGCCCGATGTGACCTCCGCGTTCAGTTTCCTGCTGGCGGCCCCGCTGGCCGGCCCGGTAAACCTTTGCGCCCCGGAAACGGCTGACGTCAATGCCCTGATTGCCGGGTTGGCCGGTGCATTCCACCGGCCGGCCATGTTCCGGGTACCCGCCCCCGTGCTGCGGCTGGTCATGGGAAAACTGGCTGATGAACTGCTGCTGGGAAGCCAGCGCATGGATCCGGCCCTGCTGGCAGCGGCCGGCTTTGAGTGGCGTCATCCGTCGCTGGCCGGGGCTTCGGCCTGGGTGGCCGGCAAGGACTAA